The following are from one region of the Thermosinus carboxydivorans Nor1 genome:
- a CDS encoding TIGR02679 family protein yields MDREELLTAAAAYFGRPGFHRLLAGLAAKYRSLNRLGGVVVLNDPTAEERAELEALLRRRLAPGAIRVSAREFAAALAATKFGALDPKEVLERWLGSELISNQERRRRRWRCRAMLLERLTARFPHPFCQKWLQALLAKETNIRWAPDGNVAPAFVADLELALQAISRLPDEYQRLPVFAQKVCGDPHGLDSDRDAGKLFLVALRFLRNEEAKTGPDPDPDNDRPLSSAEEVGELLYHFRLLRDDVLNFATCYGLAAYAGASELIYWRAAAAAGAPLNIPLRELVRVTAVRPLAAPARPDDLFDVYLVENSGVFSALLDAVTADRNAAAAPTGAARPLVCLHGQFKLASWALLDRLIASGAVLHYSGDFDPEGLQMAQKLLCRYPGRVRLWRMTPADYAAARPAAPLDERRLKKLAAVDHPVLAPLAKYIAARRLAAYQEGILPLLAADLACLASGVGG; encoded by the coding sequence ATGGATCGGGAAGAACTATTGACAGCAGCGGCCGCTTATTTTGGCCGGCCGGGTTTTCACCGGCTGCTGGCGGGTTTGGCCGCTAAATATCGGAGTTTGAACCGGTTAGGGGGCGTGGTCGTACTAAACGACCCCACCGCTGAAGAACGGGCCGAACTGGAAGCATTGCTGCGCCGCCGCCTGGCGCCCGGGGCTATCCGTGTATCGGCCCGGGAGTTTGCCGCCGCGCTGGCGGCGACCAAGTTTGGCGCCCTTGACCCGAAAGAAGTATTGGAAAGATGGTTGGGCAGCGAGCTAATCAGTAACCAGGAACGCCGCCGGCGGCGCTGGCGGTGCAGGGCGATGCTCCTTGAGCGGCTAACGGCGCGGTTTCCTCACCCGTTTTGCCAAAAATGGCTGCAAGCGCTGCTGGCCAAAGAGACGAACATCCGGTGGGCGCCGGACGGCAATGTAGCGCCGGCGTTTGTCGCCGATTTGGAGCTGGCTTTGCAGGCCATCAGCCGGTTGCCGGACGAGTATCAGCGCCTGCCCGTATTTGCCCAAAAGGTGTGCGGCGACCCGCACGGGTTGGACAGCGACCGCGACGCAGGCAAGCTGTTTTTGGTGGCGTTGCGCTTTCTGCGAAACGAAGAAGCGAAGACCGGCCCGGATCCGGATCCGGATAACGACCGACCGCTGTCGTCAGCCGAGGAAGTGGGCGAGCTGTTATATCATTTCCGCTTGCTGCGCGATGATGTGCTTAATTTTGCCACCTGCTACGGTCTGGCCGCCTATGCCGGCGCGAGCGAACTCATCTACTGGCGGGCGGCGGCCGCGGCCGGCGCGCCCTTAAACATTCCCTTGCGCGAGCTTGTCCGGGTTACGGCAGTAAGGCCGCTCGCGGCGCCGGCCCGGCCTGATGATTTGTTTGACGTTTATCTGGTGGAAAACTCCGGGGTCTTTTCCGCTTTGCTTGACGCGGTCACAGCGGATAGAAACGCTGCGGCCGCGCCAACTGGCGCGGCGCGCCCGTTAGTCTGCCTGCACGGGCAGTTTAAGCTGGCTTCCTGGGCGCTGCTTGATCGCCTTATTGCCAGCGGTGCCGTTCTTCACTATTCCGGTGATTTCGACCCAGAAGGGCTGCAGATGGCTCAGAAACTATTATGCCGCTATCCCGGCCGGGTGCGCCTGTGGCGGATGACGCCCGCTGATTATGCGGCCGCCCGGCCGGCAGCGCCGCTGGACGAGCGGCGGCTGAAAAAGCTGGCCGCCGTGGACCATCCCGTACTGGCGCCGTTGGCAAAGTATATTGCCGCCCGGCGCCTGGCGGCGTATCAGGAAGGGATTTTGCCGCTTTTGGCAGCTGATTTAGCTTGCTTGGCATCAGGTGTTGGCGGGTAG
- a CDS encoding PRD domain-containing protein, which produces MAISQGPFTVQRTLSNNAVLAKTVEGNDVILLGKGLGFGRKEGDLLVSPNYEKIFVVPEGGEKQALHLIDQLDPAVIQITEEIIKLVKLKLGEVLHSRIYLGLADHINFALIRLSQGMEIKNPFISEIEVMYPEEFSIAKQGANLIAERLNVTIPREEIGFIALHLHAARHNRPVGESLKYSEIINQVVNYLETKVGPLKECGGLSYARLLSHLQSCINRLITNKTIENPIIEQLKEKFAESYQLARQVGDIIGKGLGIEVPDAEIGYLTIHLERLRSHSSEN; this is translated from the coding sequence ATGGCTATATCTCAAGGCCCATTTACCGTGCAACGGACATTAAGCAATAATGCTGTCTTAGCCAAAACGGTCGAAGGAAACGATGTCATCCTTTTGGGTAAAGGCTTGGGATTTGGCCGCAAGGAAGGAGATTTATTAGTCAGCCCAAACTATGAAAAAATTTTTGTTGTTCCTGAAGGCGGTGAAAAGCAAGCTTTACATTTGATAGACCAGCTTGATCCGGCCGTTATACAGATTACGGAAGAAATTATAAAGTTAGTGAAACTCAAACTGGGAGAAGTTTTACATTCCCGTATATATTTAGGATTGGCAGACCATATCAATTTCGCCTTAATTCGCCTTTCGCAAGGGATGGAGATTAAAAATCCTTTTATTTCTGAGATTGAAGTCATGTATCCAGAAGAGTTCAGTATTGCTAAGCAAGGGGCGAATTTGATTGCTGAAAGGCTAAACGTTACCATCCCGCGTGAGGAAATCGGGTTTATTGCCCTACACCTGCATGCGGCTAGACATAACCGACCTGTTGGCGAAAGTTTAAAATATTCGGAAATTATCAATCAGGTGGTAAACTACCTGGAGACTAAGGTGGGGCCGCTAAAAGAATGTGGGGGGCTTAGTTACGCACGGCTGCTTTCTCATTTACAGAGCTGTATTAACAGGTTGATAACCAATAAGACGATAGAAAATCCAATTATCGAGCAACTAAAGGAAAAGTTTGCGGAATCTTATCAGCTGGCCCGACAGGTGGGCGATATTATAGGGAAAGGTTTAGGAATAGAAGTTCCGGATGCCGAGATTGGATATTTAACGATACACTTGGAACGGCTTCGGAGCCACAGTAGCGAGAACTAA
- the ptsG gene encoding glucose-specific PTS transporter subunit IIBC — MLKKSFGILQQVGKSLMLPVALLPAAGILLACGNALQNPAMINILPALDNQVIHAFAKVMEQAGGIIFANLSLLFAVGVAVGLSGGEGVAGLAAIVGFLIMNVTMGLVTGITPDMVTGKNPAYSNVLGIPTLQTGVFGGIIVGIMAAQIYKRFYNIEMPSYLGFFAGKRFVPIVTAAAALMLGIAMTFVWPPIQEGLNSFSRNMIDTNKTAAAFIFGVIERALIPFGLHHIFYNPFWYQFGEYVSKSGQIINGDQSIFFAQLKDGVPFTAGTFMTGKFPFMMFGLPAAALAIYHEAKPEKKASVAGIMASAALTSFLTGITEPIEFSFLFVAPVLFGIHTIFAGLSFMFMHILNVKIGMTFSGGVIDYLLFGVIPNRTAWWLVIPVGLVFSVIYYFGFRFAIRTWDLKTPGREDEAENINSAATNASLAAEVLQALGGKENLVDVDACITRLRVSVKNIGSVDQDKLKKLGAAGVMVIGDNLQVVFGPKSDSIKTQIIDIINGQTLQVADNARVAMTNTEAAAPQIKRVYEGFVAPVDGKLLSLNNVPDQVFSQKVMGDGFAIEPVNGEVVSPVDGTVSVVHSSKHAVGITANNGLELIIHFGIDTVNLKGEGFTTLVNVGDKVKAGQPILKVDLELVKGKVASVITPIIFTNLGAKSVAVQAGENVKRGQAMNILVDQ; from the coding sequence ATGTTAAAAAAGTCATTTGGCATTCTTCAACAGGTAGGTAAGTCATTAATGCTTCCCGTGGCGCTATTGCCGGCGGCAGGTATATTATTGGCCTGCGGCAATGCATTGCAAAATCCAGCAATGATTAATATTCTTCCGGCTCTGGATAATCAGGTGATTCATGCTTTTGCCAAAGTAATGGAGCAGGCTGGCGGAATTATTTTCGCAAATCTTTCCTTATTATTTGCCGTCGGTGTGGCGGTAGGTTTGTCAGGCGGTGAAGGGGTTGCGGGGCTAGCAGCCATTGTTGGTTTTCTTATTATGAATGTGACCATGGGACTGGTGACAGGTATTACCCCGGACATGGTGACCGGGAAAAATCCAGCGTATAGTAATGTGTTGGGCATTCCAACGCTGCAAACCGGTGTTTTTGGCGGTATTATCGTTGGTATTATGGCTGCCCAAATATACAAACGTTTCTATAATATTGAGATGCCTTCCTATTTGGGATTTTTTGCTGGGAAACGGTTTGTGCCAATTGTTACTGCTGCTGCGGCTCTTATGCTGGGAATTGCGATGACTTTTGTTTGGCCGCCGATACAAGAAGGGCTCAATTCATTTTCACGTAATATGATCGATACTAATAAGACGGCTGCGGCTTTTATTTTTGGGGTCATCGAACGTGCGCTTATACCTTTTGGCTTGCACCATATATTTTATAATCCTTTCTGGTATCAGTTCGGGGAGTATGTCAGCAAAAGCGGCCAAATAATCAATGGTGACCAGAGCATTTTCTTTGCCCAGCTAAAAGACGGAGTTCCGTTTACAGCCGGCACCTTTATGACAGGTAAATTCCCGTTCATGATGTTTGGTCTGCCCGCAGCGGCGCTGGCTATTTATCATGAGGCCAAACCGGAGAAAAAAGCCAGTGTTGCCGGTATTATGGCTTCGGCAGCCTTGACCTCTTTCTTAACTGGTATTACGGAACCGATTGAGTTTTCCTTCTTGTTTGTTGCTCCGGTACTGTTCGGAATCCATACTATTTTTGCTGGTCTTTCGTTTATGTTTATGCATATTTTAAATGTAAAAATCGGCATGACATTTTCTGGCGGGGTAATTGATTATTTGCTTTTTGGCGTTATTCCGAATCGTACGGCCTGGTGGCTGGTAATTCCTGTTGGTTTGGTTTTCTCTGTCATTTACTACTTCGGTTTCCGGTTTGCTATCCGTACCTGGGATCTAAAGACCCCCGGCAGAGAAGACGAAGCAGAAAATATAAATAGCGCTGCGACCAATGCAAGTTTGGCAGCGGAAGTGCTGCAGGCTTTGGGTGGCAAAGAGAATCTGGTAGACGTGGATGCCTGCATTACCCGTTTGCGTGTAAGTGTAAAGAATATTGGCAGTGTGGATCAAGATAAACTTAAAAAGTTAGGCGCAGCTGGCGTCATGGTAATAGGTGACAATTTGCAAGTTGTTTTCGGTCCTAAATCAGACTCAATAAAAACGCAGATTATAGACATTATTAATGGTCAAACGCTTCAGGTTGCGGACAATGCCCGTGTAGCCATGACAAATACTGAAGCGGCAGCACCTCAAATAAAACGAGTATATGAAGGTTTTGTTGCGCCGGTGGACGGGAAACTTTTGAGTTTAAACAATGTCCCTGATCAAGTATTTTCACAAAAAGTGATGGGCGACGGGTTTGCCATTGAACCTGTTAACGGCGAGGTAGTGTCGCCAGTGGATGGCACAGTCAGCGTGGTGCACAGTAGCAAACATGCTGTCGGCATTACCGCTAATAACGGGCTGGAACTAATAATCCATTTTGGTATTGATACCGTTAACTTAAAGGGCGAGGGATTTACAACGCTTGTAAATGTCGGTGATAAAGTAAAAGCCGGGCAACCGATCCTTAAGGTGGATTTGGAATTGGTGAAAGGAAAAGTGGCGTCCGTTATAACTCCCATTATTTTTACAAATCTTGGAGCCAAAAGCGTTGCTGTTCAGGCCGGGGAGAATGTGAAACGGGGACAAGCCATGAATATTTTAGTAGACCAATAA
- the hprK gene encoding HPr(Ser) kinase/phosphatase, whose product MLQVNQLVDEFEFEVKAGHGGLNKEITDYSLKRPGAELMGFLTYLTPKRIQIYGRTELGLIQQFDEAMRRERLARVMVPEVPCVIVTRGLPVPVELLALANERNIPLLTTHRSTTRLFSLLIRYLTNRLAPSMLIHGVLVDVYGVGVLITGESGIGKSETALELIKDGHLLVADDAVEVRRVDEENIRGTAPSHIRHLLELRGLGILDVTLLFGAGSVRDEKDIHLIVHLEEWQQGKMYDRLGFDPPQTREILGIAVPEITLPVRPGRNMASMIEVAVMQQRLRGYQAGYRPRLAPINKNNI is encoded by the coding sequence ATGCTGCAGGTTAATCAACTGGTAGACGAATTCGAATTTGAGGTTAAAGCGGGACATGGTGGATTAAATAAAGAAATTACGGATTATAGCTTAAAACGCCCTGGTGCGGAATTGATGGGTTTTTTAACGTATTTGACACCAAAGCGTATCCAGATATACGGACGAACTGAGCTAGGACTTATTCAACAGTTTGACGAGGCGATGCGGCGGGAACGTCTTGCCCGGGTAATGGTTCCTGAAGTCCCTTGTGTAATTGTTACCCGTGGGTTGCCGGTACCTGTGGAGTTATTGGCGTTAGCCAATGAACGTAATATTCCGCTGTTAACGACGCATCGTTCTACGACTCGCCTATTCTCTCTTTTAATTCGCTATCTTACCAATCGTTTGGCTCCCAGTATGCTTATTCACGGTGTACTGGTAGATGTATATGGCGTAGGTGTCCTAATTACCGGGGAAAGTGGGATCGGTAAAAGCGAAACAGCGTTGGAACTCATAAAAGATGGACATTTGTTAGTGGCCGATGATGCTGTGGAAGTGCGGCGGGTCGACGAAGAGAATATACGAGGTACTGCTCCAAGTCATATTCGCCATTTGCTCGAACTAAGAGGGTTGGGGATTTTGGATGTCACGTTGTTGTTTGGTGCAGGTTCCGTCCGGGATGAGAAGGATATTCATTTAATTGTTCATCTGGAGGAATGGCAACAAGGGAAAATGTACGACCGCTTAGGGTTTGACCCTCCTCAGACGCGCGAGATTTTAGGGATTGCTGTTCCCGAAATCACGTTGCCGGTCCGTCCGGGACGAAATATGGCCAGCATGATCGAAGTTGCCGTGATGCAGCAGCGGTTACGAGGTTATCAAGCCGGCTATCGTCCAAGATTAGCGCCAATAAATAAAAACAATATTTAA
- a CDS encoding HPr family phosphocarrier protein, translating into MMIERTVMLKNANGLHARPAALLVQKASAFPCEITLRKGDKQANAKSIMSVIALGIGPNEQLTIVAAGEQAAEALQVIGDFLEALTE; encoded by the coding sequence ATGATGATAGAAAGAACAGTAATGCTTAAAAATGCTAACGGCCTGCATGCGCGGCCGGCCGCTTTGCTGGTGCAAAAGGCTAGCGCCTTTCCGTGTGAAATTACTTTGCGCAAAGGGGACAAACAGGCCAATGCGAAAAGTATCATGAGCGTAATTGCCTTGGGGATAGGGCCAAACGAGCAGTTAACTATCGTTGCGGCAGGCGAGCAAGCTGCGGAAGCGTTGCAAGTCATTGGTGACTTTCTGGAGGCATTGACGGAGTAA
- the ptsP gene encoding phosphoenolpyruvate--protein phosphotransferase produces MQYRGIAAAPGYALGTAFLLQEKEIPVIKQNIAAEDTGAEIDRLEKALCQAIREIEKIQEETRQKLGDDKAAIFAAHIMLLTDPEYIGNIKQKIVAEAINAEAAVKEVTDHFLNMFACIEDEYLRERAADLRDVSQRLLKRLQGIQSVDLADIAENVILCAHDLTPSDTAQLDRNKVVGFVTNSGGRTSHSAIMARSLEIPAVVGLMDITAKVRPGDFVIVDGNEGTVFINPPNELIEQYREKKAQFIKRQKEAKKLVNEPSITLDGTKVELVANIGNPEDAKWAVANGAEGIGLFRTEFLYMGRNELPSEEEQFEAYKTVVTMFGAQRPIVIRTLDIGGDKELSYMDMPKEKNPFLGYRAIRLCLDRPEIFKTQLRAILRASAYGNIKLMYPMIATLQELRAANQILEAAKQELASENIPFNTAMEVGIMVEIPAVAVLADQFATEVDFFSIGTNDLIQYTMAADRMNEKVSYLYQPFNPAVLRLIQGVIAAAHKAGKWVGMCGEMAGDLAAIPILLGMGLDEFSMSANAILPARALLRQLTQKDAQRIAQAVLKMDDAKEIRDFVEQAVSAIVTLR; encoded by the coding sequence ATGCAATATCGGGGAATTGCGGCCGCGCCTGGCTATGCTTTGGGGACAGCCTTTTTATTACAAGAAAAAGAAATACCGGTAATTAAACAAAACATCGCGGCGGAAGACACAGGGGCGGAAATAGATCGCCTTGAAAAAGCACTCTGTCAGGCGATTCGGGAAATTGAAAAGATACAGGAGGAGACCCGTCAAAAACTTGGTGACGATAAAGCTGCCATTTTTGCGGCTCATATCATGCTGCTTACTGATCCCGAATATATCGGCAATATCAAACAAAAGATTGTGGCGGAGGCAATCAATGCAGAAGCGGCTGTTAAAGAGGTGACCGACCATTTTTTAAACATGTTTGCCTGCATTGAAGATGAGTATCTTCGGGAACGGGCCGCTGACTTGCGGGATGTCAGCCAACGCCTTCTCAAGCGTTTGCAGGGTATACAGTCGGTTGATCTGGCTGATATTGCTGAGAATGTCATTTTGTGCGCTCATGATTTGACCCCTTCGGATACGGCCCAGTTAGACCGGAACAAGGTGGTTGGTTTCGTAACAAATAGCGGCGGGCGTACTTCGCATTCCGCCATCATGGCCCGTTCGCTGGAAATTCCTGCAGTTGTCGGGCTGATGGATATTACGGCAAAAGTTAGACCGGGAGATTTTGTGATTGTTGATGGTAATGAAGGAACTGTTTTTATTAACCCGCCCAATGAACTGATCGAACAATACCGGGAAAAGAAAGCTCAATTTATAAAGCGGCAAAAAGAAGCCAAAAAGCTGGTAAACGAGCCTTCGATTACCCTTGACGGGACAAAAGTAGAACTAGTAGCAAATATTGGCAATCCGGAAGATGCCAAATGGGCGGTAGCCAACGGCGCTGAAGGAATCGGCTTATTTCGGACAGAGTTTTTATATATGGGCAGAAATGAACTCCCTTCCGAGGAAGAACAATTTGAAGCCTATAAAACAGTTGTGACCATGTTTGGCGCACAACGGCCGATAGTCATTCGCACCCTGGATATTGGCGGCGATAAAGAATTATCATATATGGATATGCCTAAGGAAAAAAACCCTTTCTTAGGATACCGTGCTATTCGCCTTTGCCTCGACCGGCCTGAAATTTTTAAGACCCAGCTTCGAGCGATTTTGCGCGCCAGTGCCTATGGAAACATCAAACTGATGTACCCGATGATTGCCACGTTGCAGGAGCTTAGAGCAGCCAACCAGATTCTTGAAGCGGCTAAACAAGAATTGGCCAGTGAAAACATTCCTTTTAACACAGCAATGGAAGTCGGCATCATGGTTGAAATTCCTGCCGTCGCTGTTTTAGCCGATCAGTTCGCAACAGAAGTTGATTTCTTCAGTATCGGAACAAATGATCTGATTCAGTATACTATGGCTGCTGACCGTATGAATGAAAAAGTATCTTATCTCTATCAACCGTTTAATCCAGCGGTGCTGCGCTTGATCCAAGGGGTGATTGCGGCGGCGCATAAAGCGGGAAAATGGGTTGGAATGTGTGGGGAGATGGCTGGCGATTTAGCTGCAATTCCCATCCTGCTGGGCATGGGCCTTGATGAATTTAGTATGAGCGCAAACGCAATTTTACCTGCCCGTGCTTTATTAAGGCAGTTAACGCAAAAAGATGCGCAGCGCATTGCCCAAGCTGTCCTAAAGATGGATGATGCCAAAGAAATAAGAGATTTTGTGGAACAAGCGGTTTCGGCTATTGTTACGTTGCGGTGA
- the pfkA gene encoding 6-phosphofructokinase yields the protein MKKIAVLTSGGDAPGMNAAIRAVVRRGIFKQLEVVGIKHGYQGLMEGDYIPLSLGSVGDIIHRGGTILQTARCEAFKTEDGQKQGLSRLKENGIDGLVVIGGDGSFNGALKLAKMGFPTVGIPGTIDNDIACTDYTIGFDTAVNTVIEAIDKIRDTATSHERTYVIEVMGRQAGNIALWSGLAGGAESILIPETEADMDDIISRLLQGQKRGKKHSIIIVAEGVATGNKIGEIIRERTGFETRVTVLGHIQRGGTPSAFDRVLGSRMGATAVDFLVEGKTGVMVAVQNNQMVAVPLEEAVSRPHSLPLSLYELAHSLSI from the coding sequence ATGAAAAAAATAGCCGTTTTGACAAGCGGCGGAGATGCTCCTGGTATGAATGCGGCCATTCGGGCGGTAGTGAGAAGAGGGATATTCAAGCAACTGGAAGTAGTAGGGATTAAGCATGGATATCAAGGCTTAATGGAAGGTGACTATATTCCTTTGAGCTTGGGCAGTGTTGGAGATATTATCCATCGGGGAGGGACTATTCTGCAAACTGCCCGCTGCGAGGCATTTAAGACGGAGGATGGTCAGAAACAGGGCCTCAGCCGTTTAAAGGAAAACGGGATTGATGGACTGGTTGTCATCGGGGGCGACGGATCATTTAACGGGGCGCTTAAACTGGCGAAAATGGGTTTTCCCACCGTTGGTATACCCGGCACGATTGATAATGATATTGCCTGCACGGATTATACGATTGGTTTTGATACTGCGGTGAATACGGTGATTGAGGCGATTGATAAAATTAGGGATACGGCAACATCTCATGAGCGGACCTATGTGATTGAGGTAATGGGAAGACAGGCAGGAAATATTGCTTTATGGTCTGGTTTGGCTGGTGGGGCTGAGTCTATTCTAATTCCGGAAACCGAAGCAGATATGGACGATATCATTTCGCGGTTACTTCAAGGACAAAAACGGGGTAAAAAACACAGTATTATTATTGTGGCGGAAGGAGTTGCCACCGGCAATAAAATTGGCGAAATTATCCGTGAGCGAACGGGTTTTGAAACAAGAGTCACTGTGCTTGGGCATATCCAGCGTGGCGGGACTCCGTCCGCTTTTGACCGGGTACTTGGCAGCCGGATGGGAGCAACGGCCGTTGATTTTCTTGTGGAAGGAAAGACCGGAGTTATGGTAGCGGTACAAAACAATCAAATGGTTGCAGTACCTTTGGAGGAGGCTGTAAGCCGACCGCATAGTTTACCGTTGTCTTTATATGAACTGGCGCATAGTTTGTCAATCTAG
- a CDS encoding DNA polymerase IV, producing the protein MQRWIIHVDMDAFYAAVEQRDNPEFRGRPVIIGGVGGRGVVATASYEARQFGVRSAMSMAEARRRCPHGVFLAPDHDKYARISAQIRAILDRFSPLVEPLALDEAFLDVTGMELLYPDPVAIARAIKAAIREEVKLTASAGVAPNKFLAKLASDLNKPDGLTVIRPEEAAAFLAPLPVSRLWGIGEATAAALARVGITTIGQLAAVETSLLEKYCGKAARDLQRLACGLDDRPVIPYQEPKSIGNEVTFAEDLFRREEMETELLALAEKIGWRLRTGGYAGRTITLKVRFASFRTLTRSRTLSEPTNLDETIFATARRLLDAVTLTEGVRLLGVTVSHLHHGGGQLALFGGDDDKRQAVYRAVDKLRERFGTGIITRGRLLR; encoded by the coding sequence ATGCAGCGCTGGATTATTCATGTGGATATGGATGCCTTTTATGCCGCGGTTGAGCAGCGCGACAATCCCGAGTTCAGGGGCCGGCCGGTGATTATCGGCGGCGTGGGCGGCCGGGGCGTGGTGGCGACCGCGTCCTACGAGGCCCGGCAGTTTGGCGTACGTTCCGCCATGTCGATGGCCGAGGCGCGGCGGCGTTGTCCGCACGGCGTCTTTTTGGCGCCTGACCACGATAAATATGCTCGCATATCGGCCCAAATCCGCGCAATCCTCGACCGGTTTTCACCGCTGGTGGAGCCGCTGGCGCTGGATGAAGCCTTTTTGGACGTCACTGGTATGGAACTTTTGTACCCTGACCCGGTGGCCATCGCCCGAGCCATCAAGGCCGCCATCCGGGAGGAAGTGAAGCTCACGGCTTCCGCCGGCGTTGCCCCCAATAAGTTTCTAGCCAAGCTGGCCTCCGACCTCAATAAGCCGGACGGGCTGACGGTGATACGGCCGGAGGAAGCGGCGGCGTTCTTGGCCCCGCTGCCGGTGAGCCGCCTGTGGGGCATAGGGGAGGCGACGGCGGCAGCGCTGGCCCGGGTGGGGATTACTACCATCGGTCAACTGGCTGCGGTGGAGACAAGCCTGCTGGAAAAGTACTGCGGCAAGGCGGCCCGTGATTTACAGCGGCTGGCCTGCGGCCTTGACGACCGGCCGGTTATTCCATACCAGGAGCCGAAGTCGATCGGCAACGAAGTGACTTTTGCCGAGGATCTTTTTCGCCGGGAAGAAATGGAGACCGAACTGTTAGCGCTGGCGGAAAAGATCGGCTGGCGGCTAAGAACCGGCGGCTATGCCGGCCGCACCATCACGCTCAAGGTGCGGTTTGCGTCTTTCCGCACCCTTACCCGCAGCCGGACGCTAAGCGAGCCTACTAATCTGGATGAAACCATTTTTGCCACCGCGCGCCGACTGCTTGATGCCGTTACCTTGACCGAAGGGGTGCGGCTGCTCGGGGTGACCGTGTCGCATCTCCACCACGGCGGCGGACAGCTCGCGCTTTTTGGTGGCGATGACGATAAGCGGCAGGCCGTTTACCGGGCCGTTGACAAACTGCGTGAGCGCTTTGGGACGGGGATTATTACGCGGGGGCGGCTACTGAGGTGA
- a CDS encoding M20/M25/M40 family metallo-hydrolase — MINRERMLAEFFELVKIKCSTRAEREVADLLKTRLTALGLEVTEDNVGEKIGGNCGNVFAYLKGSIPTAPVLMLSAHLDCVEPCAGIEPVLKDGIITSAGDTILGSDDKSGVEAIMEALRVVREQQLPHGDIQVVFTVAEEGGLNGSKNMDPAWLKADLGYALDSSGEPGKIIVAAPGQNKISVVIHGKSAHAGLAPEEGVNAIVVAGKALAELKDGRIDEETTANVGNIKGGGATNIVPDRVEITCEARSRNLAKLETQTEHMVTTFERVAAANGARAEVKVTKAYDPYVLSPDAPVVTLARKAAESIGLEPKLTGTGGGSDANFFNSYGVPTAVLGTGMNKVHTTDEFIKEEHLYKTAELVVALIQTAAQMNK; from the coding sequence ATGATCAATCGGGAACGGATGCTGGCCGAGTTTTTTGAACTGGTTAAAATCAAATGTTCGACCAGAGCCGAACGGGAAGTGGCCGATCTGTTAAAAACGCGGCTTACCGCACTCGGCCTGGAAGTGACGGAAGATAATGTGGGCGAGAAAATCGGCGGCAACTGCGGCAATGTTTTCGCCTACCTTAAGGGCTCTATCCCGACGGCGCCGGTTTTAATGCTGAGCGCCCACCTTGACTGCGTTGAGCCTTGCGCCGGCATTGAGCCGGTGCTGAAAGACGGCATTATTACTTCGGCCGGCGACACCATCCTTGGCAGTGACGATAAGTCCGGGGTAGAAGCCATTATGGAAGCGCTGCGCGTCGTGCGCGAGCAGCAGCTGCCGCATGGTGACATTCAGGTGGTCTTTACCGTAGCCGAGGAAGGCGGCCTGAATGGTTCCAAGAATATGGATCCGGCTTGGCTCAAGGCCGATCTGGGCTATGCCCTCGACTCCAGCGGCGAACCGGGCAAGATTATTGTCGCCGCGCCTGGTCAAAATAAAATTAGTGTCGTCATTCATGGCAAGAGTGCCCATGCCGGCCTGGCTCCGGAAGAAGGCGTTAATGCCATAGTCGTTGCCGGCAAGGCCCTGGCCGAGCTTAAGGATGGTCGGATTGACGAAGAAACGACGGCTAACGTCGGCAATATTAAAGGCGGCGGCGCCACCAACATTGTGCCCGACCGGGTGGAAATTACTTGCGAGGCCCGCAGCCGCAACCTGGCGAAACTCGAGACCCAGACCGAGCACATGGTAACGACCTTTGAACGGGTGGCGGCGGCGAATGGCGCCCGGGCGGAAGTGAAAGTGACGAAAGCCTACGACCCCTATGTTTTGTCGCCTGACGCACCGGTTGTGACGCTGGCTAGGAAGGCGGCGGAAAGCATCGGTCTTGAGCCTAAGCTGACGGGCACCGGCGGCGGCAGCGACGCCAATTTCTTCAATAGCTATGGTGTACCGACGGCAGTGCTGGGCACCGGTATGAACAAGGTTCATACTACGGATGAGTTTATTAAGGAAGAACACCTGTATAAGACGGCCGAGCTGGTGGTAGCGCTCATCCAGACGGCAGCGCAAATGAATAAGTAA